The DNA segment GATGACCCAGGGAAGATATTAACCTAAGGTTTTACTGAATTTTTTGCTGTGGCCTGTTGGACTATAATGCTCGCGTTCCTTaacttatttttttattgtatcTGTGTGTTCACGCCTGCTTCTTTTCACCGCTTTTCAGCTTTCGTTCCCATTCTCCCCAGCGTAAGGTAGCAAACCAAAAGTAATCACGGTTATCCTCCCTGCCTCTATctccttatctctctctctcttcatatgTTGATAACGTGTTTTCATTAAGGACGCCAGAGTTATTCTCGACTGAGACATTCGCATAGCAGTCCTCTTAACTAAACTTTCAATCATACGCAAGTAATATACAAGCCCTTCTTTGAATAAATGTCCAATTGCAGGGGTGCAGTGCCGCTCCCAACATCACTGCGGGCGGGAAATCTCGACCTTCGCCTTTCGTCTACGTTGTACTCCTGTGGGTAGCAGCGCAACAAACTAGAAATCCACGAATATGCCTTGCCTTCGCGTTAATATGACATATAGTATATCAACCCCGAAGTGAATGTGCACAGATTTCAAGCGTGTTGTTTGCACTCATTCGTCGCAACACTATGCTTATGACTATGCTTATAATAGACTGCGAGTAACATGTCGAggggagcgaaatgcaagaacgcccgtATGCCTAGAGTttggtgcactttaaagaacctaGGTATCTGGTAAATGTGAAACTTGCAGAAAACAGGCCCATTGCACATCTATTACGACTATTTCTTGCatcgcaatcaatcaatcaatcaatcaatcaatcaatcaatcaatcaatcaatcaatcaatcaatcaatcaatcaatcaatcaatcaatcaatcaatcaatcaatcaatcaatcaatcaatcaatcaatcaatcaatcaatcaatcaagtaaGCAAGCCCGTCGCCACACATATTGGGAATATACAAGCATGTCCCTCATAATAATGATTATGCCGTTATTTATGCTTTGGGCTTTTAATTTTCTCTTGTTATTTGTACTTGCAATATCCTGTCTTTGTTGTGATGTAGTCTCCTTCTCTCTTCTGTGGCATGCTCTTCTTTTTGTTACATACTTTTTGTACTACCCATTAGTTCATATGGCCAGATAACCCTGACGGCAGTGCAAAACaaataaatcatcatcatcatcataatcatcatcatcatcatttgttaTGCCCACTGAATATGAAACTGTCTTTATTGTTCATGTACACAGACTTGAGAACGCGACTCATGTGGTCAATGCGAAAGTTACGGGAATCTAAGCGGAGAAAGGACAAATGTCTCCGTAGTAGACGGCGTCTCTTCTCTGACGGCGTCCCCTACAGCTTTCCCCTCAGCCGACCCTACAGGATCAACAGTGGGTGGCAGACGCTGCGTTCACAATTAGCCCTACCCGGTTCAGTGCACTGCAGCGCACATGACGTACAAACGCCCCTTTCCTGCGCAAGGGAGCGAGAAAAATCGCTGGCGGAGCCTCCCGGATATGCGTGTAGCTTGGTCAGAGCAATGAATATGAGGTTCTTCTGGAGCTTCGACGACGGTCGGCGGCCGACCGAACGACGAGACAATGGCCTTCTCGTAAGAATGCACTGCGACCGCCGCGGTTACAAAGACAGAGGAACCGCCACGGGAAGTCGGCAAGGCTTGCTGAAGCGAGCTGTGTGTTGAACAATTGGCCGGACTGTCCGTATTTCCATAGTCCTAATGGGAGTCACTGCGGCTGCCACAAATGGTGCTGGCAGAGCTGCCGAGCCGGGGCGTGGAATAATTTCTGCCGGGCGTTGCGGGGCACGTTTCGCGGTGCTCCGTTCACTTCTTCCCCCACGCCGTAGCATAAGCGTTCTATTTCGACTGATTGCGCCAAACTGTGTACGTCGGCAGTGAAAGCCTTAAAATAGCAGGCGGAGCGTTAAACTGAGTGATAGCAGCCAGAGTAGAGCCATTATTCCGGTGGTGGATGACGCTTCAGGTTTTCGCAGACGGCGTTTAAATGCGACCcccgcaaaaaaaagagagaaggtaGGAAACGCGAAGCAAGATCGTCACGAGGATTTGACTTAGGTGGGGTCACAGAACTCAGAGCGGGAAGAAGATTGGAGGAGTGGACACGACAGTAAAGCAGTGCAGAATTGTGTGCACAAATATCAGCCTAGAAAAATTCAAACGCCAATACGCTCAGGCAGCTTTATAGCACGGACGAACTGTGATCGGTTACTTCAGAAACTCTTCTGCAATCCGGATGCAAGGTCAATAGCCACACCAATTACCATCGATGCAGCATTTACTCTTTGACTAGCGTTCGGGGGCCGGCCTTTCATGATGGCGATCGGCGTGATGTTGAGACGATTGTAGGGGCAGTGGATACCATTGGGCTGCGGTTATGTAATTGTCTGAGAGTCAAATTTGCTGTATATACGACAGTCTTAGAAGTATGCCTGCTGCTCGCCTCTTACTCAACGTTTAATTAGGACGAAGATTatcaaaaaaaaagtgagaaagtgAGGATCATTGTGATAATATAACAGCAGATTCGCATGATTAATAACGATAATAATAAAATATTCTGAGATGCCTACGAATGCAGGCCTTGTTCTTCGGCACTATGACAACACCGTTTCTTAAGGATTTATTTCCTGGGTGCTGTGTGACCGAATATAATTAAAAAACGCGCACATGTCAAATCGCTTCTTCGATTCTAACATATAGCTGCGGACTGCTCATTATGTCGGGTTAAAAATATGCTTTTTTGAGAGACATGGGAACTTCGCTTATTCTTTCTTAAGAGAGAGgggaagagggaaagaaaaacggaaggacaagGAGGTTAGTCAGTTCTCAGACCgcctggctaccctgtgctggagtaaggggtaaggggaataaaagatgatagaaaagagatgttacaaaaaggagaagaagaagaagcgaaagGAGAACATTAATATGATAAACGACATGCTTAAAGtatgtctctaagaccagttgtccgcaaaaaACGCCACAACGCTTTCAGGCCTTCCGTTCCGAGGACGGTCTCGGGCAGTGTCCCAAGACCctttcctccgacaatgggcgattgtGAAGTAGAAAAGCAGAGATTTCAGCCACAACTTGTATGCTCTGACCAGCTACTCTGCACGGGGGAGTGGTAAAAGGAGACAAACATAACATCTCGCGACCCGTCCTAAGACAGACATCACTTTCAGTTAGCCTTCGGCGCAAGTAACAGACTTGTCTGGAACCTTCCTAAAACGCAGCACCCACAAATCATTTGTAGCCTTACATTATGCAGTGAAACAAGAACTACAACGGAAGGAAAAAACaagtagtaaagaaaaaaaaagcaacaaaatggcacgcaaaaatacaaataaagcaagcgGGTACGTGTTCAATTTTTCGCCGCTGCGGTCGTCGAAACTGTTGTAAACATACCTTCTAGTCCATAATACACTAAACATTTAACAACGTGGCCGTATAAACGAACAAAGCTTAGGCTATCAGCAATGAATTcgaaacaacaaaaagaagacaCGTACGTATCAAATCCAACCATCATATTAGGTAACCATCTTCAACCTGTGGGCTTCATGAGGATGGATGACTGCTTCTCGCACACAGTACAGGGTCATGTAAACATGATATACGCTTCGTCCTTGTGACTTCGTAAATGTAGAGAAGTTTAAGACAGATGTGCGTGTGGCGTCATGCGCCAGTAATTTGCACAAAGATGCCGCCGCCCCAGTATAACACTGTACAATATTCCTGTGGAACGTATAGTAGAGGGAGAAAATCGTATCAGAAACATATATGACGCCTTTCAACAATTTAGCTTGCGCTCTGTTGCCAAGCGACACAGATCGTTACAGATACGTGGGAATTAAACATAAAGAAAGTGCGGATCGTTTTTCCGCGTTCTCTTCTAACCATTCGCGTTACGCCAGCAACACAATGCAGAACACGGAGGAGGCCCAAGACTCATCTCTCGATATAAGAAGTTGCGCATTCTATGTAAAGGAAAGCGTAACGCGCCTAATCACGGTGCGTCATCGGAATcgctttattatttttatttactgTATATTCGAGAGAAGGCGTGCAAGGTGAGCGCGCAGTGATCGACCCCCTTCCCACCACCAATCTGTCGCGCGCCATCGAGACAGGAGCGCGAGGAGAGGCCAGACAACAGGGAAGTGTGCCATCTCCTGCCGGCGCACAAGGCATCCGTTCGGCGAGCGAGCGTTCGAGTTTCGGCTTCCACTTTCATGCGAGGAAACTCGTTAGGGGTCAGGACCCGTCCGGCCGAACGCTCTCCCCTTCTTCGGACGCTGCCGACCGCCCAGCAAACGCGTCCACGGATGAACGTCCGCCAGCCTGCCAGCCGGCTATTCTCGCCCCGCGCCTCAAGAATGGCAGTGTTTTGCTCCTCCATCCGGGCCAGCCGGCCACCAGCGGCGGGAGATGGCCCGTCCTTTCCCTTTCGGCGGGGAAGCAGCGAAGGCCCCTCCCCCCCGCCGGCGCAAACTTTCTCTTCGCTGCCTTCTcgcgtcgtcgtcctcttcctcgTTGCACTCGCTGCTCGGAGGCCTACAGCTGACCGAGGGCGCTGCGAGGCGGCCCGTATAAATGCCAAGTTCCCCCACTGTTGAGCACATCAGTCGACAAGCAGCAGCGCGGCATCTGGCCCAGCACAGGGACCTGAGCAGCCGCGGCATGAATCCCTTCAAGGTAAACGCGGAGAGATGACAGGACGCGTGCGGTTGTGGAGGCGCGCGCCATCCCGACATCGCGAGTGGATTACGCCACGGCTGCGGAGCCCGGGAATTCAAGAAGTTCGTGTCTCGCTTGCAGGTGCTGACGGTCGCCATGTGTGCCGTCCTAGCGATGGCAGGCGACATTGGAGGAGGCGGAGGTGGCGGAGGCTACGGCGGCGGCGGGGGTGGCTTCGGAGGTGGCCTCGGAGGAGCCAGCTTCCTAGGTGGATTCGGAGGCGGAGGCTttggcggaggcggcggcggataCGGTGGCGGTGGATTTGGAGGTGCGACTGGCTGTCACGGCGCATTGTAACGCGCCACTAGAGTGCGAACTTGGTCATGAAGGTCTCGCCCTAGAGTATATCATTCGAGCCTTTCTGGTTCAATCAAAGAGGCATATCAAATGTACCGAGGAAAGATGTGTCATATCCTACTAATGTTCTTGTCAGCTTCAATAATGCCTTTGAAGACATCAGCAGGGGCTGTTGCACGCCCTGAACTGCTCCTGTTAGCGCCATTTTTCATTATTACGCAGAATTCATTGCACACTAACATAATAAGACTTATATTCACAGTCTGTCTCAAGCACGCAGGATGTTGTGTCGGCGCCTGCTGGTGCCTCCACACGGGAGGTGACCAATGAGAAGACTATACGTCGCAATGTCATTACCATCGGATAAGCTTACGCATTAGTCAAACTTTTCCCATGCCTGAAGCAACTCTTTATCTGCCCTCTCTTGCATCTTCCCTcaggcggtggtggcggcggcgccagcaagaCCATTGTGGTTTCCGTCAGCGGTggaggcggtggtggtggtggagctCCCGCTCCCCGGCCCGTAACCCGCTACACTGCCCACATCGACCGAACGCCATTGCCCATCAAGTACAAACAGGGTCTTGTCGCCACCGGCAATGGCATCTCCCTTGTCGAGCCCATCATGGTTGCCACCCAAGTGCCAGGACCTAGGATCAGTTTCCCGCAAGGCATTCCCCGACCACAGCAAGCCTCTGTTCACGTAGCTGAGATCCAGAGGGTCGATGGTGGAGGCGGTGGAtttggaggcggcggcggtggtggtttcGGCGGTGGAGGTTTTGGCGGCGGCGGATTTGGCGGCGGCGGATTTGGCGGCGGCGGATTCGGTGGCGGCGGATTCGGCGGCGGCGGTTTCGGCGGCGGAGGCTTtggtggaggcggcggcggtggataCGGAGGCGGTGGTTTCGGAGGTGGACTTACCGGTCTCGGAGGCGGCTTCGGAGGTGGTTTCGGTGGAGGATTCG comes from the Rhipicephalus sanguineus isolate Rsan-2018 chromosome 6, BIME_Rsan_1.4, whole genome shotgun sequence genome and includes:
- the LOC119397672 gene encoding uncharacterized protein LOC119397672 — translated: MPSSPTVEHISRQAAARHLAQHRDLSSRGMNPFKVLTVAMCAVLAMAGDIGGGGGGGGYGGGGGGFGGGLGGASFLGGFGGGGFGGGGGGYGGGGFGVKLFPCLKQLFICPLLHLPSGGGGGGASKTIVVSVSGGGGGGGGAPAPRPVTRYTAHIDRTPLPIKYKQGLVATGNGISLVEPIMVATQVPGPRISFPQGIPRPQQASVHVAEIQRVDGGGGGFGGGGGGGFGGGGFGGGGFGGGGFGGGGFGGGGFGGGGFGGGGFGGGGGGGYGGGGFGGGLTGLGGGFGGGFGGGFGGGFGGGGGGGGGGSVFPHPRVEVAEAVHKIPLGTAADTHKEGGGGGHGGGGDTAILSVDVHHHGGGGGGGGGFGGGHGGGFGGGGGGYGGGGHGGGGGGHGGAAFAAIPVKVVEVAGAAGGAGAVSGGGGGGHHGGGWH